The Desulfosoma caldarium nucleotide sequence CGCGTGCTCAACCGGGACGGCAACGCCATCAAGGTAGACAATCCCAGCGACCCACGGTTCAGCAACTACTACGTGGATAGCAACGGGCAAATCTGGGGCACGCCCACCGACCCCGCTCAGGCTGTCATTTATGCAGCCAACGCCAATCAATCACCCAAGGCTTATGGAAGCGTTTATATTAAGGATCCCGTTAACAGCGACATCACCATCACGCTGAACGACGGAACGGAACTGGTCCTCACCGTTGGAGAGGACGAAACATTTCATGTGCAATTCAACACCGATACGGACGGCGACGGTGAGATGGACGCCTTTCAGGGTGCGATTAATCTTTCGGAATTTTCCTTGACCGAAACCGATTTGGACGGGGACGGCACACCGGACCTTGACGGCATCAGTCCCGATGCCGAACCAGGTTATTACACTATCACGGAAGTAGAGTCGACCCTTGCCAGCGGCGACTCCTGGTCCGAAGATAATTGGATGGCCACCTCCAACGACCCTCAGCCCGTCCTTGACGCGCAACTGCGCGTGTCCACCTTCGCCAACAACAACGGGCTGATCCGCCAAGGCAATAACCTCTTCACCCAAGGACCCGAGTCCAAGTTTCCCATTCACGGTACGGCCAACGACGGGATTCGCGGCAACATTTTCAGTTCCACCATTGAAGGATCAAACGTGGACATCGCCAAGGAAATGGTGAACATGATCACCTATCAGGCCAGTTACAACGCCAATTCCAAAACTATCACCACCTCCGCCGAACTCTTGAACACCGCCGTCAACATGGTGCGTTAGTCAATGGGGTCACATCTTGATTTATGCCATAATAGTCCCGATCACACGTGCTCGGACAGGTTGCCATGAACCTGTCCGAGAAGGCTTTTTTGTGTGGGATTTCTTGAGAACGCCAACAGGAAGCCCCCGATCGGGCGGCGTAGGCGCCGCCTAGGTCCATCTCTAGCCCTCGCCCCTCCAACCAAGCGCCTTGTATGCCAGGTGCCGCGGCCAAAGCACACCCGTTCGCAGAAAATAAGCCGCCACGCCTAAGGTGTTCCGTGGCAGGGTTCTCAAGGGACGCCAAAAGCGGGGCCTGTCGAAGACGCTTCCATCAGATCGTCAAAATTCCGACATTTGTGAGCAAGTTGCGGCGCGAATCGTAGGCGCCGCAGGGATTTAGGGCCTCGGGGTTCTTTGTACGTTCTGGCGTGCTGCTTGCTAGAGAAGGGAGTGTCGCAGCTTGGAGGCTGTACAGTCAAGGACTGCGTGCTTTAGGGTTTAAAAGATGAACAGCCAGTGAGAGGTCGCCGAATGGACATTGCAACCCTTGTGGGGATCGTCTCCGCCTTCGCTTTGGTTCTCTCCGCCATCATTATGGGCGGGGGATTGGGCATGTTCATTAACATTCCATCGATGCTGATCGTCGTGGGCGGCACCATTGGAGCAACTATGGTCAACTATCCGCTGCGGGACGTGCTCAGTGTCATCAAAGTGGTCAAGAATGTCTTTTTTACCAAGGTTTGGAGCACGCAGGAAGTGGTGGACCGCTTCGTGGAATTTGCCAACAAGTCCCGTCGTGAAGGCATTTTAGCCCTCGAATCGGAAGTTCCGAGCCTTACAGATCCCTTTCTGGTCAAAGGTTTGCAGCTCACTATTGACGGTATGGAGCCCGAGGCCATTCGGGACATTTTAGAAACGGAGATCGAGTATTTGGAAGAGCGGCACAAGTCGGGGGCAGAAATTTTGACGACCATGGCCACTTTCTTTCCGGCCATGGGCATGATCGGGACCCTCATCGGTCTTGTGCAAATGCTTAGGACCATGAGTGATCCAAGCACCATCGGGCCTTCCATGGCCGTGGCTCTGTTGACGACGTTCTACGGCGCTGTGGCCGCCAACTTGGTGTGTCTTCCTATGGCAGGAAAGCTCAAGAAGCGAAGCCAAGAGGAAGCCCTGGTGAAAGAGATGATCATCAGTGGCATTGTCAGTGTGGCCAATGGGGAAAACCCCAGAGTGATCGAACAAAAACTGCACTCTTTTGTGCCTCCCTCTGCGCGAAAGAGTCGTTTTGAGTGATGAGCCGATACCAAGGAGTGAACACCATGGCGTCTAAGAAAAAGGAAGCCGAACAGAAAAATCGGTCGACGGAATCCTCTCCAAAGAAGAAATCGCCTCTCATCAAGATTCTTGTTTTGGTCGTAGGGCTCGGTGTCTTGGGCGGGGCTGGGTTTTTCGCCTATACGAAATTTTTCGCCAAGGGTGACGCACCGGAGGTAGCTCACGCAAAGCCGGCACTCATGAAACCGGTGGTGAAGGATATGGAGACGTTTTTAGTCAATTTAGCGGATCCGGGCGGAGAACGCTACCTCAAAGTGACCATGCAGCTGAGCCTCAACAATGAAGCCGTATCCCGAGAAATCGACACCCGCATCGGGGAACTTCGCGACACCATTTTGATGCTTCTCTCAAGCAAGGAATACGATGATATTTCCAGTCTTTCTGGAAAACTCGCCCTGAAAAGGACCTTGATAAACAATCTGAACCGCATCCTCCAGCAAGGCACGGTGCAGGACATTTACTTTACCGAGTTTCTGGTGCAGTAGCGGCGGAACGGGGCCATGGAGCAAATCCTAACTCAAGACGAAGTGGATGCCCTGCTCAAGGGGCTGAGCGATGGCGAGATCGAGGCGGAAACGGCGGCGGTGCCGGACGACGATCAGAGCGGCATACGGCCGTACGATCTCACGAGTCAGGACCGCATCATTCGCGGCCGCATGCCGACCCTGGAAATCATCAACGACCGGTTCGCGCGCGCCCATCGGATTACGCTTTCCGGAGCCCTGCGCAAGGTGGTAGATATAACGGTAACCCAAAAGGAGATGATTAAATTTGGAGATTTCACGCGAACCCTTCCTGTGCCCACCAGCCTTCATGTGCTCAAGATGGAACCCTTTCGTGGGCATGTGCTACTCGTTGTGGAAAGTCGGCTAATTTTCAATTTGGTGGATTGCTTTTTCGGCGGTTCGGGCCGCAGCAGCTTCAAAATTGAAGGGCGCGATTTCACGTCCATTGAAAATCGCGTCATCAACAAAGTGGTCCGCATGGCCCTCAAGGATTTGGAACAGGCATGGAATCCGGTAACACCGGTGTCTTTTAAGTTTGTGCGTTCAGAGGTCAACCCTCAGTTCGCCACCATCGTGCCGCCCACCGAACTGGTGATTGTGGTCCACTACGAACTGGAAATGGACACGCTCATGGGTAAGATCATCTTGTGCTTGCCCTATTCGACCATCGAACCCATTCGATCCCAGCTGTCGGCCAGCTATCAAAGCGATCAGCTGGAGGTGGACTATTCCTGGACGCGGCGCTTCATTCGAAGGCTTCGAGAAATCCCTGTGCAGCTCTGCGTGCATCTGGGGTGCACGGAAATCAAAGGACAAGACCTTTTACGATTGGAAAAAGGCGACATCATTATTTTGGACCAGGATGTCAACCACCCTTTGACGGTCAGCGTGGAAAAAGTGCCAAAATACAAAGCCTATGCCGGCGTGCACAAGGGCAATCACGCCGTGAAAATCGTCGATTTCGTCACGTCAACGTACGAGTAATGGTTCGAACAAGGGAGTGCTCTAATGGCCGAGACCAACGTCGTCAAAGAATCTCCTCAGCTGGATCCCATGGACGCTCCACGGGTGTCCGCGCCGTCTGCGGGGGCGAGAGACCCCGAGGACGTGGGAAACGGAGAGGCCGCTCTCAAAAAAGACATTCGAGATCTGGAATTCATTCTGGACCTGCCCTTGGAAGTTTCCGTGGAATTGGGTCGAGCGAAAATGCTCATTCATGACCTTCTGCAACTGGGGCAAGGGTCCGTGGTGGAATTGAACAAGTTTGCCGGAGAACCCTTGGAAATTCTGGTCAACAACCGATTGGTGGCCCGGGGGGAAGCGGTGGTCGTCAACGAAAAGTTCGGCGTGCGCATAACGGACATTGTCAGCCCCATGGAGCGGGTCAAACAGCTTGGGTAATTCCATGGACTTTCCACTCCAGATCCTGAAAACCGTCGGGGCCCTCGTCCTGGTTCTCGGTCTGCTCTGGGGCGCCACTTTTGCCCTACGGCGCTGGGGACGCCCCCTTCTCAAGGGATCGGGCAAAGGATGGATTCACATTCTGGAACGCCGATACCTGGGGCCGAAACATTCCCTGGTTCTTGTGCGCATCGCAGACGAAACCCTCCTTCTTGGCATGTCCCCTCACGGACTCAATTACCTCACCACCATAGGTTTTGAAAACTCGCCGCACGAAGGCGACGTGACGACCAAGGACGACAACCCATGAGGCACAGGAAAGCTTTCTTGATGCTATTTCTTGTTGCCATCGTCTGGATGGCGACCGTTGGGTGTCCTCAGTGGGCCTGGAGTGCCGATTTTACCCTGCCGGCTTTTCGGCTGCATTGGGATGAGCCTTCGGCGCCGGACCAAGTTTCCAATGTGCTCAAGATCGTCTTTGCGCTCACCGTGGTCTCCATTGCACCATCCATTCTCCTCTTGATGACGTGTTTTACGCGCCTTGCGGTGGTCTTGTCCTTTTTGCGGACGGCTTTGGGCACGCAGCAGGCTCCGCCAAATCAAGTCATTGTGGGTCTGGCGCTTTTCTTGACCTTTTCTATCATGTGGCCCGTGTGGCAGGAAATTCATCGGGAAGCCGTGATCCCTTTGCAAAATCAGGCCATCGACGGAGACACCTTTGTGCAAAGGGCCGTCGCCCCTCTTAAAGCCTTCATGATGAAACAAACACGCCTCAAGGACTTAAAACTCTTCGTGTCCTTGACCCAACAAGAAAAACCCCAAGACCCAAATGATGTGCCCCTGGCGGCGGTGGTGCCCGCCTTCGTCATCAGCGAACTGAAAACGGCCTTTCAGATTGGCTTTTTGCTTTACATTCCTTTCCTGGTTTTAGACTTGGTGGTGGCCAGCGTCCTTCTTTCCATGGGCATGATGATGCTTCCTCCGGTCATGATTTCCCTGCCCTTTAAACTCATGCTGTTTGTGTTGGTGGACGGCTGGAATCTTTTGATCGGTTCCTTGGTCAAAAGTTTTTACTGAAGGACTTGTGCCCATGACTCAAGAATTCGTCATCGGTCTCGCTCGCCAAGCCTTGGAAACCATGTTGTTGGTGAGTTTGCCCGTTTTGCTTACCAGTCTGGTGGTGGGTGTTGTCATCAGTTTGTTCCAGGCCGTCACGCAGATTCAAGAGATGACCCTGACGTTTGTGCCCAAAATCGTCATCACCTTTCTGTCCCTGCTCGTTTTCGGGGCGTGGATGACCGGCCGCATGCTGTCCTTCACCCGCATGCTTTTGGAAAATATACCCTATTGGATTCGATAAAAGGCAAAAAACATCGAGACAGGCCCATGAAGCTTTATGATTTCTCTTTCCATTAACCTCTTGCAGATTCGCATTTTCCTGAGTGTTCTCCTGCGCTTCAGTCTGGTCTTGTTTCTTCTGCCCGTCTTTCGCACACATCAAGTGCCCACATCGGTCAAGGCCTGGTCCGTGTGGGCTCTGTCCCTGATGGCCACGCCCTTCATCGCTCCTTTTGTGCCTCCGCTTCCTTTAGAACCTCTGGCGCTTGTTGGTATGATCTTCAGCGAACTCATCTATGCCACCTTCTTTGCCCTTTCCATGAACATCATCTTCGGCGCTTATCACATGGCGGGACAAGTCATGTCCTTTCAAATGGGGTTGGGCGTGGCGGAGGTGATCGACCCGCAAACGGGGATCCGAGACGTCCTGCTCAGTCAGTGGCTGCAGATTCTGGCCACGCTCTTTTTCTTCGCCATCGATGGGCATCTGGTGGTCGTTCGCACCTTTATGGAAAGCTTTCGGGCCGTGCCCGTGGGAAGTTTTCTTCCCACCCCCAACATTCTTCAGTCCGTGCTACTTCTCTCAGGTCGCCTTTTTGTCATTGCCTTGAAAATCGCCGCCCCTATCATGGCCGCCCAGCTTGTGCTGCAAGCCGGCTTCGCCGTGGTGACCAAATTTTCACCCCAGATTCACATCCTTATGGTGAGCTTTCCCATCACTATAGGGGTTGGCATTCTCTTTGCCCTCCTTTCCCTTTCGGAATGGGCCGGCTTCACGGCAAACACCCTGACCGAACTGCTCAAGTTCTTTCGCGCCGTGGGGCTGCCCTGAAAACGTCGATGTATTGACATCGAGCGCGTCAAAACTCCTCCCTGTCCTCATGGCGAGGCAAAGGCATGGCAGGAGCCCAAGAAAGAACGGAAAAGCCCACGGGAAAGCGCCTGGCGGAAGCCCGGCGCAAGGGCAACGTGCCGAAAAGCCAGGAACTGACGGCCCTAACGGTGCTCGGTGCGGGAAGCCTAATGGCCTTTTTGCAAGTCAAAGCCTTGCCGGAGCATTTTCGAGGACTGTTGGGCAGGCTGTGGGAGCATGGGCTTTGGGGATCGAGCGACTTGAGCGCGAACGGTTCCTTGGTGGCCTGGATTTTTTTCACGTTTTTTCGCATGACGGGTCCCGTGTTCTTTTCGGTGCTGGTTGCGTCGGTGGCCGTGCATTTTGTCCAATTCAAGGGTTTTTTGTTTGCACCCGAAGCCCTGAAACCCAAACTTTCCAAACTGAATCCTCTAAACGGCTTCAAGCGATTTTTTCAGCTGCGCATGGTGGTCGAAACCGCCAAGTCGTTTTTCAAGATTCTTGTGGTGGGCAGTATGCTCTACTCGGTCATGGGGAGCGAGCAACTCTCATTCGGCGCCCTGGTGCACGTGGATCCCGTGGACATGGGGCGCGAGACAGGGCGAATTCTTTCCCGGTTCTTGTGGAAAGCCGGCGCGTTTCTTGGGGTCCTGGCGCTGTTGGATTTCTTGTATCAGCGTTGGCAGTACACCAAGGACCTCATGATGACCAAGCAGGAGGTCAAAGAAGAGTTCAAACAGGCCGAAGGAAACCCGCAAATCAAGTCTCGCATTCGATCCATTCAAAGAACCCTGGCGCGGCAACGCATGATGTCCATGGTGCCCACGGCCACAGTGGTGGTCACCAACCCGACCCACTACGCCGTTGCCCTTTTTTATCAGGAAGGACTGCAAGCTCCAAAGGTCGTCGCCAAGGGTATGAATCTTATTGCCCATACCATCGTTCGCCTTGCCCGTGAACACGGCGTTCCGGTGGTTCAGAATCCGCCTCTGGCACGCGCCTTGTATCACCAAGTGAAGCTGGATCAGGTCATTCCGGAAACCCTGTACCGGGCTGTGGCCAAAGTTCTGGCGTATGTCTATCAGCAGCGTCGCCCCACATCATAGGATGGAAGAAGGATGCCCAACACCACGTCGTCCGCCCTATCCCGTGTGCGATGGAATTTAAAAACTTTCAGTGATGCCGATGCCATTTTAGGCATTGGGGTTACGGCCGTTTTGGCGGTCATGCTTTTGCCCGTGCCCAGCCGTGTTCTCGATGTCCTCTTGGCCACCAACATCTCCTTTGGCATTCTGATCTTGCTCACCACCATTTACACAGCACGCCCCCTGGATTTCGGCATCTTTCCCTCGCTGCTGCTCATCACCACCTTGTTTCGCCTGGCTCTCAACGTGGCCAGCACCCGCCTTATTCTTCTCAAAGGCGACCAAGGAACCGACGCGGCCGGCCACATCATTCAAGCCTTTGGGCAGTTCGTGGTCGGAGGCAACTACGTCATCGGGCTCGTCATCTTTGTCATTCTGGTCATCGTGAATTTCATCGTGATCACCAAAGGCACGGAGCGCATTTCGGAGGTCGCAGCTCGATTTACTCTGGATGCCATGCCTGGAAAGCAGATGAGCATCGACGCGGATCTCAATGCGGGGCTCATTGACGAAAAGAAAGCGCGAGAACGGCGCCTGGAAATCATGAGGGAAGCGGACTTTTACGGAAGCATGGACGGCGCCAGTAAGTTTGTTCGCGGCGATGCCTTGGCCGGTATTTTGATTACCTTGATCAACATTCTCGGCGGGTTTGCCATCGGCGTGGTGCAGCGCGACCTGGAACTGGCGGAGGCGCTCAAGATTTATACCCTTCTGACCGTGGGTGACGGGCTGGTGTCCCAGATCCCTGCCTTGATCATTTCCACGGCAGCGGGCGTGCTGGTGAGTCGCGCCGAATTGGATCAGGGCATGGGTGAAGCCTTTAAGAGTCAGCTGGCTATGAGTCCCAAACCTCTCGGAATCACCGGAGCCATGCTGTGCGCCTTGGCCTTGGTCCCCGGTTTTCCTTTTGTGCCTTTGGTCCTCGTGGGTGGAGGTCTTTTGGGTTTGTCCTATCAAAAGGCACAACAGCGCCAGGCCAAAGCCCGCCAGGCCCAGCAGGTGGAAGCGGAAAAGAAAAAGGAGGACAAGACCGCCTCGGCCCTGCCACCCCCTCTTGACCTTCTGGAACTGGAGGTGGGCTACGGACTGATTCCTCTGGTGGACGGTGAACACCCATCCGACCTTCTCGGCCGCATTCGCTCCATTCGTCAGCAACTGGCCCTAGAATACGGGATCGTGGTGCCGTCTCTGCATGTGCGGGACAATCTGCAGCTCAAACCTTCCGAATACCGCCTTTTGCTCAAAGGAAACCCCATCGCTCGCGCCGAACTCATGTTGGGCCATCATCTGGCGTTACCTACATCCGACCGTCAGCTATCCGTGGACGGCATTCCAACCAAAGACCCAGCCTTTGGCCTGCCGGCCCTTTGGGTGCCTGATCGAAACAAGGAAGAGGCGGTGCGCGCAGGCTACACGCTCGTCGACCTTTCCACCGTGGTGGCCACCCATTTGACGGAACTGTTCAAGAAACACGCCCATGAGTTTCTCACCCGTCAAACCGTGCAAAAGCTCCTGGACATGCTGGCCCAGTCCCAGCCCAAGCTCGTTGAGGAATTGACCCCCAATCCCCTGCCCCTGGGCGTGATTCAGAAAGTGCTTCAGAACCTGGTTCGGGAAAGAGTCTCCATTCGCGACCTGCAGACCATCTGTGAAACCCTTGCCGACCATGGGCCGATGACCAAGGATCCCGACATTCTCACCGAATACGTGCGCCAGGCTTTGGCTCGCACCATCACTCGACCTTATGAAAAAGAGGACGGAAAACTCTATGTCCTGACCGTGCATCCACAACTGGAAGAAAAGCTAGCGCAGAGCGTGCAAAAAACCGAGCACGGATCCTATCTGGCCATCGACCCTGAACTGCTAAACAAGATCATTCAGTCTACCACCACGGAAGTGCAACGGATCGCCAATGCCGGCCATCACCCCGTAATTCTGACCTCTCCCATGGTGCGCCGACACCTCAAGAAGATTTTGGAACGCTTCTTGCCTGAAGTGGTGG carries:
- the fliQ gene encoding flagellar biosynthesis protein FliQ, whose product is MTQEFVIGLARQALETMLLVSLPVLLTSLVVGVVISLFQAVTQIQEMTLTFVPKIVITFLSLLVFGAWMTGRMLSFTRMLLENIPYWIR
- the flhB gene encoding flagellar biosynthesis protein FlhB — its product is MAGAQERTEKPTGKRLAEARRKGNVPKSQELTALTVLGAGSLMAFLQVKALPEHFRGLLGRLWEHGLWGSSDLSANGSLVAWIFFTFFRMTGPVFFSVLVASVAVHFVQFKGFLFAPEALKPKLSKLNPLNGFKRFFQLRMVVETAKSFFKILVVGSMLYSVMGSEQLSFGALVHVDPVDMGRETGRILSRFLWKAGAFLGVLALLDFLYQRWQYTKDLMMTKQEVKEEFKQAEGNPQIKSRIRSIQRTLARQRMMSMVPTATVVVTNPTHYAVALFYQEGLQAPKVVAKGMNLIAHTIVRLAREHGVPVVQNPPLARALYHQVKLDQVIPETLYRAVAKVLAYVYQQRRPTS
- the fliM gene encoding flagellar motor switch protein FliM, with the translated sequence MEQILTQDEVDALLKGLSDGEIEAETAAVPDDDQSGIRPYDLTSQDRIIRGRMPTLEIINDRFARAHRITLSGALRKVVDITVTQKEMIKFGDFTRTLPVPTSLHVLKMEPFRGHVLLVVESRLIFNLVDCFFGGSGRSSFKIEGRDFTSIENRVINKVVRMALKDLEQAWNPVTPVSFKFVRSEVNPQFATIVPPTELVIVVHYELEMDTLMGKIILCLPYSTIEPIRSQLSASYQSDQLEVDYSWTRRFIRRLREIPVQLCVHLGCTEIKGQDLLRLEKGDIIILDQDVNHPLTVSVEKVPKYKAYAGVHKGNHAVKIVDFVTSTYE
- the fliP gene encoding flagellar type III secretion system pore protein FliP (The bacterial flagellar biogenesis protein FliP forms a type III secretion system (T3SS)-type pore required for flagellar assembly.); the encoded protein is MRHRKAFLMLFLVAIVWMATVGCPQWAWSADFTLPAFRLHWDEPSAPDQVSNVLKIVFALTVVSIAPSILLLMTCFTRLAVVLSFLRTALGTQQAPPNQVIVGLALFLTFSIMWPVWQEIHREAVIPLQNQAIDGDTFVQRAVAPLKAFMMKQTRLKDLKLFVSLTQQEKPQDPNDVPLAAVVPAFVISELKTAFQIGFLLYIPFLVLDLVVASVLLSMGMMMLPPVMISLPFKLMLFVLVDGWNLLIGSLVKSFY
- the fliR gene encoding flagellar biosynthetic protein FliR, with translation MISLSINLLQIRIFLSVLLRFSLVLFLLPVFRTHQVPTSVKAWSVWALSLMATPFIAPFVPPLPLEPLALVGMIFSELIYATFFALSMNIIFGAYHMAGQVMSFQMGLGVAEVIDPQTGIRDVLLSQWLQILATLFFFAIDGHLVVVRTFMESFRAVPVGSFLPTPNILQSVLLLSGRLFVIALKIAAPIMAAQLVLQAGFAVVTKFSPQIHILMVSFPITIGVGILFALLSLSEWAGFTANTLTELLKFFRAVGLP
- the fliO gene encoding flagellar biosynthetic protein FliO, with translation MDFPLQILKTVGALVLVLGLLWGATFALRRWGRPLLKGSGKGWIHILERRYLGPKHSLVLVRIADETLLLGMSPHGLNYLTTIGFENSPHEGDVTTKDDNP
- a CDS encoding flagellar basal body-associated FliL family protein, giving the protein MASKKKEAEQKNRSTESSPKKKSPLIKILVLVVGLGVLGGAGFFAYTKFFAKGDAPEVAHAKPALMKPVVKDMETFLVNLADPGGERYLKVTMQLSLNNEAVSREIDTRIGELRDTILMLLSSKEYDDISSLSGKLALKRTLINNLNRILQQGTVQDIYFTEFLVQ
- a CDS encoding flagellar hook-basal body complex protein, whose amino-acid sequence is MGISQAMNIGVSGLNASATALTVVSDNIANVNTTAFKSNSVRFGDLVAGYYSTLSQDSDREGSGTAIMGIVTEFAQGPLISTTRWSDVAINGEGFFSVQVPGTTNVYYTRDGSFHMDKDGYLVNELGYRVLNRDGNAIKVDNPSDPRFSNYYVDSNGQIWGTPTDPAQAVIYAANANQSPKAYGSVYIKDPVNSDITITLNDGTELVLTVGEDETFHVQFNTDTDGDGEMDAFQGAINLSEFSLTETDLDGDGTPDLDGISPDAEPGYYTITEVESTLASGDSWSEDNWMATSNDPQPVLDAQLRVSTFANNNGLIRQGNNLFTQGPESKFPIHGTANDGIRGNIFSSTIEGSNVDIAKEMVNMITYQASYNANSKTITTSAELLNTAVNMVR
- a CDS encoding flagellar motor protein → MDIATLVGIVSAFALVLSAIIMGGGLGMFINIPSMLIVVGGTIGATMVNYPLRDVLSVIKVVKNVFFTKVWSTQEVVDRFVEFANKSRREGILALESEVPSLTDPFLVKGLQLTIDGMEPEAIRDILETEIEYLEERHKSGAEILTTMATFFPAMGMIGTLIGLVQMLRTMSDPSTIGPSMAVALLTTFYGAVAANLVCLPMAGKLKKRSQEEALVKEMIISGIVSVANGENPRVIEQKLHSFVPPSARKSRFE
- the flhA gene encoding flagellar biosynthesis protein FlhA translates to MPNTTSSALSRVRWNLKTFSDADAILGIGVTAVLAVMLLPVPSRVLDVLLATNISFGILILLTTIYTARPLDFGIFPSLLLITTLFRLALNVASTRLILLKGDQGTDAAGHIIQAFGQFVVGGNYVIGLVIFVILVIVNFIVITKGTERISEVAARFTLDAMPGKQMSIDADLNAGLIDEKKARERRLEIMREADFYGSMDGASKFVRGDALAGILITLINILGGFAIGVVQRDLELAEALKIYTLLTVGDGLVSQIPALIISTAAGVLVSRAELDQGMGEAFKSQLAMSPKPLGITGAMLCALALVPGFPFVPLVLVGGGLLGLSYQKAQQRQAKARQAQQVEAEKKKEDKTASALPPPLDLLELEVGYGLIPLVDGEHPSDLLGRIRSIRQQLALEYGIVVPSLHVRDNLQLKPSEYRLLLKGNPIARAELMLGHHLALPTSDRQLSVDGIPTKDPAFGLPALWVPDRNKEEAVRAGYTLVDLSTVVATHLTELFKKHAHEFLTRQTVQKLLDMLAQSQPKLVEELTPNPLPLGVIQKVLQNLVRERVSIRDLQTICETLADHGPMTKDPDILTEYVRQALARTITRPYEKEDGKLYVLTVHPQLEEKLAQSVQKTEHGSYLAIDPELLNKIIQSTTTEVQRIANAGHHPVILTSPMVRRHLKKILERFLPEVVVISHSELSNLSEIQSIGMIRGAHAG